One part of the Mycolicibacterium aromaticivorans JS19b1 = JCM 16368 genome encodes these proteins:
- the rplT gene encoding 50S ribosomal protein L20, with the protein MARVKRALNAQKKRRTVLKASKGYRGQRSRLYRKAKEQQLHSLTYAYRDRRARKGEFRKLWISRINAAARANDITYNRLIQGLKAAGVEVDRKNLAEIAVSDPAAFTALVEVAKAALPEDVNAPSGEAA; encoded by the coding sequence ATGGCACGCGTGAAGCGCGCACTCAATGCCCAGAAGAAGCGGCGCACAGTACTCAAGGCGTCGAAGGGCTACCGCGGCCAGCGCTCGCGGCTCTACCGCAAAGCCAAAGAGCAGCAGCTGCATTCGCTGACCTACGCCTACCGGGACCGTCGTGCCCGCAAGGGTGAGTTCCGCAAGTTGTGGATCTCCCGCATCAACGCGGCTGCCCGCGCCAATGACATCACCTACAACCGGTTGATCCAGGGCCTGAAAGCCGCCGGTGTCGAGGTCGACCGCAAGAACCTCGCCGAGATCGCCGTCAGTGACCCCGCTGCGTTCACCGCGCTGGTCGAGGTCGCCAAGGCGGCGCTGCCGGAGGACGTCAACGCTCCCTCCGGTGAAGCCGCCTGA
- the rpmI gene encoding 50S ribosomal protein L35, which yields MPKAKTHSGASKRFRKTGTGKIVRQKANRRHLLEHKATKRTRRLDGRTVVAANDAKRVNAMLNG from the coding sequence ATGCCCAAGGCCAAGACTCATAGCGGAGCATCGAAGCGCTTCCGCAAGACCGGCACCGGGAAGATCGTGCGGCAGAAGGCGAACCGTCGCCACCTGCTCGAGCACAAGGCCACCAAGCGCACTCGTCGTCTGGACGGTCGCACCGTCGTGGCGGCCAATGACGCCAAGCGCGTCAACGCGATGCTGAACGGCTGA
- a CDS encoding TrmH family RNA methyltransferase, producing the protein MSESEALTERSARVAAAVKLQRHTGRRRAGRFLAEGPNLVEAAGRRGLVIEVFATEPAMQRHAQLLTGLTVHRVTERAAKALSETVTPSGLVAVCTTPDDDIDAVLADRPPLVVVAVELSEPGNAGTLIRLADAMGAAAVMFAGHSVDPYNGKVLRSSAGSIFAVPVVVADDPEDVFARLRGAGLQVLATTLDGEMNLDDADPVLAAPTAWVFGPESQGLSADVAALADRRVKIPMTGGAESLNVAAAAAICLYQSARVQRAGGNP; encoded by the coding sequence ATTTCGGAGTCAGAGGCACTCACTGAACGATCCGCCCGGGTGGCGGCTGCAGTAAAACTGCAGCGCCACACCGGGCGTCGTCGTGCTGGGCGCTTTTTGGCCGAGGGTCCCAACCTGGTCGAGGCTGCCGGCCGGCGCGGACTGGTGATCGAGGTGTTCGCCACCGAGCCTGCCATGCAGCGCCATGCCCAGCTACTCACCGGTTTGACCGTCCACCGGGTGACCGAGCGTGCGGCCAAGGCGCTGTCGGAGACGGTGACCCCCTCGGGGCTGGTCGCGGTGTGTACGACGCCCGACGACGATATCGATGCGGTGCTGGCTGACCGGCCGCCGTTGGTGGTGGTGGCGGTCGAACTCTCGGAGCCAGGTAATGCCGGGACGCTGATCCGATTGGCCGACGCGATGGGAGCCGCGGCGGTGATGTTCGCCGGGCACAGCGTGGATCCTTACAACGGTAAGGTTTTACGGTCGTCGGCGGGCAGCATCTTCGCGGTGCCGGTGGTGGTCGCCGACGATCCCGAGGACGTGTTCGCCCGGCTGCGCGGCGCGGGCCTGCAAGTGCTGGCCACGACGCTGGACGGCGAGATGAACCTGGACGACGCCGACCCTGTCTTGGCGGCGCCGACCGCCTGGGTGTTCGGGCCGGAGTCGCAAGGCCTGTCCGCTGACGTCGCCGCGCTGGCCGACCGGCGGGTGAAGATCCCGATGACCGGCGGTGCCGAGAGTCTGAATGTTGCCGCCGCTGCGGCTATTTGCCTGTATCAGAGCGCGCGTGTTCAGCGTGCCGGCGGCAACCCATGA
- a CDS encoding oxygenase MpaB family protein, with product MRSTSTGNSAEPLGPDSLTWKYFGDLRTGMLGVWIGSLQNMYPQLGAGVEEHSILHREPLQRVARSVYPIMGVVYDGERARQTGEQIKGFHRGIKGVDAAGRRYHALDPETFYWAHATFFMLILKVAEYFCGGLTEAEKRQLFDEHVQWYAMYGMSMKPVPDTWEDFCEYWDRVCRDELEINRATLEIFDIRIPKPKFVLMPTPVWDQLFKPMVAGQRWIAAGLFDPVVREKAGMRWTPGDEVVLRLLGKAVEVAFWAVPDEIRLHPRALSAYRRASGHLPADAPLVEAPGFMAPPKDRRGLSMHYVPRTKSLVARAGSLVHTTFSLAGLRPARGRSAAA from the coding sequence ATGAGGTCAACGTCGACCGGAAATAGCGCCGAGCCGCTCGGGCCGGACTCCCTGACGTGGAAATACTTCGGCGATCTGCGCACCGGGATGCTCGGGGTGTGGATCGGCTCGCTGCAGAACATGTACCCGCAGCTGGGCGCCGGGGTGGAAGAACACTCGATCCTGCACCGCGAGCCGCTCCAGCGGGTGGCCCGGTCGGTGTACCCGATCATGGGCGTGGTTTATGACGGGGAGCGAGCCCGCCAGACCGGCGAGCAGATCAAGGGATTCCACCGCGGGATCAAGGGCGTCGACGCCGCGGGCCGGCGCTACCACGCGCTGGATCCCGAAACGTTCTACTGGGCGCACGCCACGTTCTTCATGTTGATCCTGAAGGTGGCCGAATACTTCTGCGGCGGCCTGACCGAGGCCGAAAAGCGCCAGCTGTTCGATGAACACGTGCAGTGGTACGCGATGTACGGGATGAGCATGAAGCCGGTCCCGGACACCTGGGAGGACTTCTGCGAGTACTGGGACCGGGTGTGCCGCGACGAATTGGAGATCAACCGGGCGACGCTCGAGATCTTCGATATCCGCATTCCCAAGCCGAAGTTCGTCTTGATGCCGACTCCGGTGTGGGATCAGTTGTTCAAGCCGATGGTGGCCGGCCAGCGGTGGATCGCCGCCGGATTGTTCGACCCGGTGGTCCGCGAGAAGGCCGGAATGCGCTGGACGCCCGGCGACGAGGTGGTGCTGCGGTTACTCGGCAAGGCGGTCGAGGTCGCGTTCTGGGCGGTGCCCGACGAGATCCGGCTGCACCCCCGCGCGCTGTCGGCCTACCGGCGCGCCTCGGGACACCTTCCCGCGGATGCGCCGCTGGTCGAAGCGCCCGGCTTCATGGCACCCCCTAAAGATCGCCGTGGGCTGTCCATGCACTATGTCCCTCGGACCAAGAGCCTCGTCGCGCGTGCGGGGTCGCTGGTTCACACGACGTTCTCACTCGCCGGTTTGCGGCCCGCCCGAGGACGTTCCGCCGCCGCCTGA
- a CDS encoding acyl-CoA dehydrogenase family protein, with protein MIEWSDVDIAVRDAVREFVDKEVRPHLDELESGDMEPYPIIRKLFATFGIAEMARESLDKRLDRLRAGSESKSGGGGGMFGDGGSAGMGFVLISELCRVSMGLVTGMGVSLGLTVPTIQSRGTLAQQERWLPELVTYDKIGAWAITEPDSGSDAFGGMKSYVVRDGDDYILNRQKTFITNGPDADVVVVYAKLDEGDGTDKRDRKVLTFVLDRGMEGFVQAKPFRKMGIHSSRTGELFFNNVRLGRDQLLGETEENKSGDGRDSARSSFAAERIGVVSMALGVIEECLRLCTDYAKTRTLWGKEIGQFQLIQLKLANMEVARMNVRNMLFRVIECGQSGTPISLAEASAMKYYCSQAATDVAMEAIQLFGGNGYMTEYRVEQLARDAKSLMIYAGSNEVQITHVAKGLLGA; from the coding sequence ATGATCGAATGGTCCGACGTCGATATCGCTGTGCGCGACGCCGTCCGTGAGTTCGTCGACAAAGAGGTGCGCCCGCACCTCGACGAGCTGGAGAGCGGCGATATGGAGCCGTACCCCATCATCCGCAAACTGTTCGCCACCTTCGGTATTGCCGAGATGGCGCGCGAGTCGCTGGACAAGCGCCTGGACCGGCTGCGGGCCGGCTCCGAGTCGAAGTCCGGCGGCGGTGGTGGCATGTTCGGCGACGGTGGCTCGGCCGGAATGGGTTTCGTCCTGATCAGTGAGCTGTGCCGGGTCAGCATGGGCCTGGTCACCGGAATGGGTGTCAGCCTGGGACTCACGGTCCCGACGATCCAGAGCCGCGGCACGCTGGCCCAGCAGGAGCGCTGGCTGCCGGAGCTGGTGACCTACGACAAGATCGGTGCATGGGCGATCACCGAGCCGGATTCGGGTTCGGATGCGTTCGGCGGCATGAAGTCCTACGTGGTGCGCGACGGGGATGACTACATCCTCAACAGGCAGAAGACGTTCATCACCAACGGACCCGACGCCGACGTCGTCGTGGTGTACGCCAAGCTGGACGAGGGCGACGGCACCGACAAGCGCGACCGCAAGGTGCTGACGTTCGTGCTGGACCGTGGGATGGAAGGCTTTGTTCAGGCGAAGCCGTTCCGCAAGATGGGCATTCACAGTTCGCGCACCGGTGAGCTGTTCTTCAACAACGTGCGCCTCGGTCGCGACCAGCTGCTCGGCGAGACCGAGGAGAACAAGTCCGGAGACGGCCGCGACAGCGCCCGCTCCAGCTTCGCCGCGGAGCGGATCGGCGTGGTGTCGATGGCGCTCGGGGTCATCGAGGAATGCCTGCGGCTGTGCACCGATTACGCCAAGACGCGCACCCTGTGGGGCAAGGAGATCGGGCAGTTCCAGTTGATCCAGCTCAAGCTGGCCAACATGGAAGTAGCACGAATGAACGTGCGCAACATGCTGTTTCGGGTGATCGAATGCGGGCAGAGCGGCACACCGATCTCGCTGGCCGAGGCGTCGGCGATGAAGTACTACTGCTCGCAGGCCGCCACCGATGTGGCGATGGAGGCGATCCAGCTGTTCGGCGGTAACGGGTACATGACCGAATACCGGGTGGAACAGCTTGCCCGCGATGCCAAGTCGCTGATGATCTACGCCGGCAGCAACGAGGTGCAGATCACCCACGTGGCCAAGGGGCTGCTCGGGGCCTGA
- a CDS encoding adenylate/guanylate cyclase domain-containing protein produces MVRPGRGPAAWWHNTNHNPGVIALVRRARRMLPGDPDFGDPLSAAGDGGARAAARAADRLLRDREAATREVSLATLQIWQALTERVSGRPANPEVTLVFTDLVGFSSWSLQAGDDATLRLLRRVAQVVEPPLLDAGGHIVKRMGDGIMAVFADPATAVRATMAAREAVRTVEVDGYTPRMRAGIHTGRPQRIGSDWLGVDVNIAARVMDRATRGGLVVSGETLECISPDELDALGVTVKRIRRQVFAPRATGVPTDLAMYRLKTRRDLPVEDDGDDLEAQA; encoded by the coding sequence CTGGTGCGGCCCGGGCGTGGGCCCGCGGCGTGGTGGCACAACACCAATCACAACCCCGGTGTCATCGCCCTCGTTCGTCGTGCCCGGCGGATGCTGCCCGGCGATCCCGACTTCGGCGACCCGCTGTCCGCGGCGGGCGACGGCGGGGCTCGTGCCGCCGCGCGGGCCGCCGACCGGCTGTTGCGGGACCGTGAGGCAGCCACCCGCGAGGTGAGCTTGGCCACACTGCAGATCTGGCAGGCGCTCACCGAACGCGTGTCCGGGCGCCCCGCCAACCCTGAGGTCACGCTGGTCTTCACCGACCTGGTGGGCTTCTCCAGTTGGTCGCTGCAGGCCGGTGACGACGCCACCTTGCGGCTGTTGCGCCGCGTCGCTCAGGTCGTCGAACCGCCACTGCTCGACGCCGGCGGCCACATCGTCAAGCGGATGGGCGACGGCATCATGGCCGTCTTCGCCGACCCCGCGACCGCCGTGCGCGCCACCATGGCCGCCCGCGAGGCGGTCCGAACAGTCGAGGTAGACGGCTATACGCCGCGTATGCGCGCCGGGATCCACACCGGCAGGCCGCAGCGTATCGGCTCGGACTGGCTCGGCGTCGACGTCAACATCGCCGCCCGGGTGATGGACCGCGCGACCCGTGGCGGACTCGTCGTGTCGGGGGAGACGCTGGAGTGCATCAGCCCCGACGAACTCGACGCGCTGGGCGTCACGGTGAAGCGGATCAGGCGTCAGGTGTTCGCACCGCGCGCCACCGGAGTGCCGACCGATCTGGCCATGTATCGCCTCAAAACCCGCAGGGATCTGCCAGTCGAGGACGATGGAGACGATCTCGAAGCCCAGGCATAG